The Aspergillus nidulans FGSC A4 chromosome VII nucleotide sequence GGAGATTGACGGCGTGGGACAGCTCGTTGCAGAAGTCTCCCCGTATGCTGTTGATCTGGACTGGTCCGAAATCAACGAAGTGACGGAGATGGCTGCTGTAGTGGCTGATCTTGGACGCGCGACGGCAATGATGCATGCAGCAGGGGATGACGATAAGGTACACTCGGCGCTAGTACCGTTCTCGCCAGAGCAGGCCATTGATGCTGCCATCACCGCTGCGGGTGGTGACGAGGTCTTTGCAAACGCTTTGGTGGATTTTGCCCATGAATATGGAGCTCAGGCCAGAAGCGATCATCAGATCTTTGTAGACCTGTTTCGGAATGGGCAAATTCCGGGTTTGAAagtcgacgatgaggaatGATGCTGAGTATGTCTAGCACCTAGGTCGCCTGAATACATTACTACAGTATTGATCCACGCGCTCCAGTAAGATACCATGGTCTTTCAGAACTCGAGGCTGGCCCGGCTGCATCTTTGCTGTCGCAACTATAATTGTCAATTACTACCTCATCCAAAAAGCAGACTTCACCGTTCCCTCGACTGGTCGTCTTTTTACTCACGTCTACCCTCAGACTACGAACCAGAATATTACTCAATGCGCCCCATGCGTGCCCTAGCAGTGAGATTCTGCTATACTTAAATGTAGTCCAGTACCGGGACAAAATCGCAACCGGGGAATGAGGACTGTTAGTTAGTCTTGATATCACTTGCTTGACTGCACGCCCCGGTGGCCACTTTGACTGCTCATTCCCCGGCTCTGCGTTGGTGAAGGCCAAATATTGGATTTAATTTCACTCGCTAaagcgaggtcgaggtaGCTTAACTGCATGCTCTACTTAATTGACGGACGTCTATAGAAGATCCTGCTCCGTAAAGTGTTCAATTGCACGGTCTATAAATACAGAGCCTTCACAATGACATAAGGTGAAAGAAACAATGACGCTAAGAGCAATTAAAACAACGAGGAAACCTTTTACACCTTTACACACAGCTCCCGATGAGTTTGTAGGTAACAAGTATCGTGACCCTGTGCAATGGGCCGCATCTCTATCTCCTTGCGACTTCGATCACTCCAAAATCCTTGCGTATCCATACCCATCACGCCGGATCACTTAGGAATCAGTCCCGTCAACGAGGAAGGCCACCTCCTCTGCAGCATCGACAACATTCGAGAtcttgctggagaagatgtagACCACCCCTTCTGACTGGAAAACGACAGAACTCCGGAACTCGGTGTCCGTAACCATCTTTGGCAGAACACTGCCCTTCCAGCCCTAGTAGTGGAACCGCCGCGAAAAGCCCGGCCAGAAGCGTTCcatctgctcttcgatcTCTGGGCGGACTTGAGAGTCCATGAAGTCCGGCGCCATATTTAACAAGCAGAATCTGGCTTCGGCAGGCTCTCGTAGGAACCAAGGATTGTGTATGCGCCGTGATTGAGGACATAGTCTCCGATCTTGCTAGGTTCTCCGATGCAGGGCACGAGGCAGGGGAACCAGCCATccatggcgatgaaggagatgggtGTTGGCCGGGATCTCTGTCAGTGTAGATCAAAGCCGTGCATGCTTGCTACTTAATGTTGAGGTGAATTGGGAGATTCAAGAAGCCTATCTGAAAGGGCAGAAACATAGCCGGTAGCATTGATTACCTTATCAAACAACAATCCTTTATAGCGGGTGAATGTCGAGAGGCAATATCGCTCTCCGGAACGGCGCACTGCGGTGACCTCGTCGTTGAGACGGATACTGACTCCAGCACTGGACAACCTTTCTCGGAAGTAGTGCTTCAGGTAAGGATACAACACGGCACATGGCTCGTTCAGCTTGTAGGCATCTTCGAGCTCACTTGCTGGTCTCCAAGAACGAAGGTCAACAGGCGAGCACTCCTTTGACTCGCGGCAGACGTCGCCGAATATTTCAGCGTCAACTTTGGACTCTTCCCCTTGCGTCCCTGTCAGCAAGGGCATAGATTGCTGTTTGACGGGGACAACGAGCTCCGGGTACTTCTGGTAGAAGCTCTCAAATGTCCGTCAGCAGCTATCCCTGGTCTCCCAGACCTGGGATAGTGGGGGCCTTTATGAATACGAATGCCAAACTGACCAGAGACCCCATTGAATAACTCCGAGCCCTTCTCGATGAGAATAATCTGATGTCCAGCACTGGCAAGCTCCAGGGCCGTGTGGCATTCACTCCACATTCCCCCAATAACGCGATTGTTTTCATGTCGGCAGTTGTCAAGAAATAAAAGATTAATATAGAGTTGGGGCTGTGGATCGTGATTGCTTAGACGTGCTGGGCAGCCACGAGTTTCTATATTCATGAGTCCCGGCCATACAGTGTTTGGGTATTCTACATTGTCAGTTCGACCGCAAATACCATGTGCTAACTCGGTGAATCGTGGCAATTAGCTTTGTGGCTTGAGCAGACCCTGTTCAGACCCAGCTACAATAGTTTTTCGTGCTATCGTAATGTTTCGTAGATGAGCTCGAGACAAAGATCCACTGGTGGCTAGGCCTCGTCATGGAATAGGGCTGGTTGTCCTGGAATTCTCGTGTGTCGGATGGGATGCACTTGAGCTTGTCTTGAGGGTCACAAACATATTTTCGGGCTCTTCTCAAAAAGGTACCGGAGACATTAGAGCTATTTCTATACGTAGTGACTTGATTAGTAACATGAGAGTGTATAAAGCGGTTCGCAGGAAGGGCTATCCACTGCTGCATGGACATGtgccaagctcaagctctggTGGAACTACCGTTCTTGATAGACCCCTGTGGCAAGTCGTCACCCATTCCACGGACACACGAGGTtccaagcccctgggccAAATGTTGAGTAGAGTTCACATGAACGTGGTCAGTCTTACCTCATAGTCGGTGGGTTCCGGAACAAATCCAATTTTGTTGATAGGAAGATACAGATATTTGACAGAAGACAAAATGCTCGCCTACCGTTTGCCTAATCTGGAGACATCTCCGTTTGGGTAGATGCTAGATATGACAGGTCGTTGACATTCTAGCGGCAAATTTGAAACTCTTGGGCGTTCTTCAAGGTTCTACGAATTCTGGTCTTTCTGCTGCATTTGGCGACAAGATTCTGTGTGGCTTTGAGATTGCTGAAATCCATCTCAAACCAGGTCACGTTGAGATTAAAACTCGTCTAGATCCATGGAGAGGCTGATGTACGCCGACAGAGTGGTCCATTATGGAGTCGAAGTGCATAGCTAATTCGAACACTTTAGCCTATACCAATGCATCTCACAGAGTCGCAAAATCGATGATACGACGTCCATGGATGGAGGCCGCGGATATATGATAGCTA carries:
- a CDS encoding uncharacterized protein (transcript_id=CADANIAT00009325) → MAMKEMGVGRDLSGECREAISLSGTAHCGDLVVETDTDSSTGQPFSEVVLQASSSSLAGLQERRSTGEHSFDSRQTSPNISASTLDSSPCVPVSKGIDCCLTGTTSSGYFW